The Solanum pennellii chromosome 11, SPENNV200 sequence TAATGACTCAGGAAAATAATATGTATAGCTTCAGCGGAATCACACTATTTTTTAGCATTTAGGGGGAAGAGACAACAAGAATGAGataatttttttcagtttttcgTGTGAGTTAATCAACAAATTTTTTGGTGATAtgttattcaaatatatttttttcaaaatctttaCAGGACCCTCCATAATGACCCGAGAAAACAATCTGTATAGCATCACAATTGATCAACGTCATTTTCTTAGCATTTAAGGGCCACTGAAGAGGAATTAGGCAATTTACTCGATTTTTCGTATCTTTAgtcaaataatttttgataatatgattttcaaatatttttttcgaaACTTTTACATGACACTCTATAATAATCTTGGGAATAATATGTATAGCCTCATCATTATCCATATCATTTTTTGGCCTATCAAATGGGGATGATGAAGTCGATCCATAAATTTTCGTTTTATATCTTTTGACAACATTTCACTCAAAGATTTGAATTGCGATAGTGCATTAAAGTATTCGCAAATATAACATGATCTTTCTTTCCCATAAATCTCACATGTAGAAACTCTGAAAGAGCCGTCGACTTCATTTCTTTGTAAAATTACATCGAATATATTAAAACCCTAATTTGTGaccaaaaagaaatacaattttTACCTCTCTTCCTTACCCAACACACCATTCCCCGACCAAGTTCTTTATTACTCACAGCATCAATCTTCCACCTTCCACTACCATTTTCTTGAACAAACTGAATATTCTGAACAAGAAAAACTCCATCAATGAATCCAGAAAGCTCCAATAACAACAGCCAAACAAACCCTAGAAAAAGACCATTAGTAGAAGAACCTAACAATGACAAACAACCAATAACACTAAATTCCATGGTGGTAGCCATTGATCACAACAATCTCTTTTACACAGTTTGTTCTATATGTGAAAAGACTCTACCTGACCCTTCTCCAAATACCCATATCcccaattcttcttcttcatcatcatcatcttcaataACCTTTTGCAAAAATTGCAACTTTAACTCTGCTTCTTCTGGTTCCAAACGCCTCTTTCGTGTTCTTGTatgtgaatttttctttttctttttgtgttgtTATCTGCAATGTTGATGCTTTTTTTGTTGGTTTTTGTCAaagatttgattatttttttatgtgggtgattttgggttttttttgcAGATGTCGATAGCTACTGAGAAAAGAGTGGTTGTGGTGATAATGTTTGATAGGGCAGCTAGGGTTTTGTTTGGTTGTTCTGCTGATGAGTTCTTTGATTTTGCCAAGACTCACCCTTTTGCTGGTAACTTTGATTAATCTccctttttatcttttaaagttGCACTGATGCATCATTTAGGAGATGTGTGAGAGCCTGGTTATAGCGGTTTTTAGGAGAGGTAGAAGTAGGTTTAAGAAGAACTAGGGAGGTGATTAGATAGAATATAACACATATTTTGCTTAATACGACATGACCCTACACAAGGAGCGGTAGAAGTAGTCTTAAGAAGAACTAAGGAGGTGATTAGATAGAATATAACACATTTTACTTACTACGACATGACCCTACACAAGGAGAGGTAGAAGTAGGCTTAAGAAGAACTAGGGAGGTGATTAGAAAGAAGTAAGAACATGAGACATAGTTTGCTTACTACAACATGACTCTACACAAGGAGAGCTGGAGAGGTAGAAGTAGGCGTAAGAAGAACTAGGGAGGTGATTAGAAAGAACATGACACATAGTTTGCTTACTCCAACATGACCCTACACAAGGAGAGGTGGAAGTAGGATTAAGAAGGACTAGGGAGGTGATAAGAGAGAACATGACACATATTTTGCTTACTACGGCATGACCCTACATAGGAAGGTATGAAAGGCGAGAATTCGGTTAGAAGAGTAGTGAGTAGTCGAGAGATTGTCTATAGCAGGTTTTAGAAGAGGTGAAAGTATGTTTTAGAAGAACTGAGAAAGGTGATTAGACAAAGCATGACATATCTTTAGCTTATTGAAGATTTGGGAAGGTATGGAGGTCAAGTGTTAGGCTAGAAGGGTAAGTAATCGAGTGTTGTCGTACTTTTATGTTGTTGAGAAATGGGCCAGTCTACTCTCCTCATTTAGTAGTATTAGTTAGTATACCCAATGGGATTTTTCattggtatgttgttgttacTACTTCCTGTTGCTTATTTTGTATTGTTTCTCTTGCTATTTTGTTATCCTTGTTTTCTTTTCAATCTGGCTTTGATTTCACTTCTCTTAAGTGgagggtctatcggaaacaacctctctacctcacaaacaaggtaggggtaagatTTGCATACATCCTATCCTCCCCAGAGGCCCAAACTACACTTGTGGGAATGTGGTTGTACTTTTTATAATTGCATTCCAGTTTGAAGTTTACAGTGGCAATTTCACTTATGCTTGAAATAAGTCAACGGTATTGTTTGTAGGATATTTTTGGCTGCTATGATGAGATGCTGTAGAGAGTATACTAAACATAATATGAAAGTCAGTTCCTAGCCCGTTATAGTGAAATGCTGTTAGAGACAAGTTTGACTGTAGTAGTAAATGAAATCACACTTTTTATACTTGCCTTTGTCATCAATAAgagttataaatttttctttcctttaGGAATtctatgaaacaaaaaaaatgaaagaagtagGAGATAATGGGGTAATGTTTCTGTAGGAATTGAAAATTCTAATGAAACTTACTCCCTCTGTCCGAATGTATGGGATAACTCTTTTTATTTGGAGATGTCCCAAGATGGTTGACACTTGACACTATTTTATTGCCACACGACTTTCTTGACTTTCAAGTATTCTAATTTATTAATCTTATTCAAGTTTCATGTTTTTGTTGAAATGTTTCTCCATCTAACTATACTCCAacaatcattttattattttcttctacTATTTCTAAATGTAATATATAAGTTCAATTAGTATCTTAACATTCTCATATTAAATGGAACAGAGAGTATTTGGTCATGgtccataaaaaattttccAAGAATCTTATAATTGCATCTTATAGTGTTTTGCTGGGCCATATGAAGAGGATTCTGActttttgagaattcttttaTGCAGCTGCAGCTGCCGGTAATGCTTTGGAGGGAGAGATGTTGAAGATCACCTTGTCCAAACCAAAGAATGGAAATGCACGACATCTACGAGTGGTATCTGTTTTTCCATTGCGGACAGGTTTTCAGCCTGTGATCAAGACCTTGAGGGAACTCTATCGAGCAAGATGCGGTTCATAGCTATTGCATTCAGGTGTTTGTGTGTCAAATGTTCTTTTGAGCAGGCTTAATGTTTGTGTACATCACCATCGTTCCATTGACAAAAAGAACATGAATGCATCTTTTGTTAAATATTAGTTTTCTCCTTTAAGCGTTACTCTTATTTTAGAAGACCATAGAGTCTGTTTCCATTATTATAGTTATCTATCTTATGAAAGCTTTAAACGAAATGTGAAATTTAAGTCTTGGGTAGCATATCAAAGTTTGCTTGATCTGCCATCTAACAAGATCAATAAACATGTGATTCTGTTTCCCAAATTCAATATGTTCAGTTCAATGAAGATATCTAAGACAAATAAACAATCTCGATGTAAATGAACTGGTTTAACAGATCGGAAATGCATGGGACAAGTATATGGTTATTCAAAGTGGAGAAATTTTCTTCAAGTTTGGTATGTATAATGTCTGTTTCGGAGCCAGAGGAATAGGGAACCTGGATATCATCTAGGTCTTTATTTAGCTGAATTGGTTGAACATACAGGACCTGTAGGGTATATTTGCTTTTTCAAGCTAGTCCAATATTCAGTGTAGAATTTCCTTTAAGTCTGGTATGTCAATGCACAACCTGTACCAGAGTCCGAGGAATCGGGGCATTGTACCAGTTGtttatttaaaactttattttctgACTGTGAAAATTTAACTTACGATCCTGCTGCTTGAGTATCACCGCTGAAGGGGTAAAAGTATGAAGTATTTGCAAGTATTGATCAATTCACTTCAGCGTTAAAAGTGTTATTTACATGTTCTGTTGCTTGGGAAAAAATCAATCTGTTCTCTTCCCCCAGAGTTGAGGCACAGAAAGTACGAAAACACCCAGTTTTTAACATCAGTTAAGCTAGAATCAAAATTAGTTTAGTCAGTTGTTATATTGAATAGCTTATGCCCTTTTCTTATCCCCTGAATACCTTTCGACCACTGTGCTCCTTACAGGTTTGAAATGATTAATTACTTTGACACCGGCATGATCAACATAATGCAAGATATATGAGCAAACAGTGTGGTTCACTATATGTTATAATGCTTAATCCAATTATCTTAGAAGAACAACATTCACCTGAAAGGGTGAAATGTATCTACatgattttctatgttttggtgATATTATAAAGCTGGTAAATTGTTAATCTGTTTCAGTATGTGTGGTTCATAAATTGATTCTTCACAAGTTGCCATGAGTCCACCTCTGAAGCATTTCAAGTGCTGCCTTAGGTTGGTCCATTGGCACCATATGACCTGCATCGTGGACCTTGAGGAATATCAGTGGTCCATACTTCTTTTGAACACCTTTCTCCTCACCGTCTACTGTGAAAGAAACAGACGGTGCAGCCTCAAAGCCTTTCTGCCCAGACCATTCTACTGCATGCACCCAATTTGAGTTCCCTGTCCATTTCAAGAAACAATAGTTTACTCGACACTGTTTAGATTTATCAGTGTTGTCAAAAGTGTGCTTAAGCCCTTAAGTGAGGCTCAAAAACGTGTTGAGCGTTGTGCCTCACTTAATGTGCGCTTCAGCGTCGTCATCAAGGTTGTAAGCATACTTTTCCTCGCCAATGAGCCTCTTCTGAAGAGGCGACactaattgatatttcactttgcCATTCATGCTTATTAGTATTAAGTTTGGACTAAAGCCTACGGTTTATTTTGCACTTAAAACCCCTAACGGACCTTTTAGAATTTTTGCGCTATTCTGTTATAGGTGAATGAAGCTTACCAAGCCAGTTGCAGATAAGGTCATACTCTCCAGCATAAATGAGTAGATTGATACCATcctcaagaagttgaggaataccGACTTCAAGATTCTTCATCCAGTCCGTCATCATCGCATGATAAACTGAAGAACTACACGAGACAAAATCAATACTGGTGGGAACACCGAGGGCTTCCTTAACTTGGTCATCGTTGAGGTAAGTTTCCATGCTCGAGAAGTCATAGCAGAGGCTACCATTGCAGGTCTTCCGGATATCATAGTACTACAGGTGAAAAAGTCACAAATCCATCAGATTGTTATAAAAACATATGTGCTCATAGTTATATGACACCCTTGTCTCGTTAGAAAAAACTGAAAGAAGTTGCACGTTCTTACATTTATGTCGCCAGCAATGTCCATTATACTGTTGAAAATGAGGTTGCAATCGTTAAATCCCTTCATACATGCATCTTCACTACCACTTGCTGCCAATATTTTCACAGAAATCATGTCAAGAATATCGAGATAATTCTAAggctcttttctttctctttttcgaAGTTAACTTGTTTTAGTGTTATGTAGGATAAAGACTTACCACAAAGCTTAATTTCCTGTTGACATGTTggatataattgatttatataatCATAGTCGGTTTGATTGATCAATTTCATATCCAAAGAATAGTCAGTGTATGCTTTATACTGGATTTCTGGGTTGGTGAGGCCATTACCTATAGCAAATCCCTGATCAAAGTagcatgtaaatatatatagCCCTACCAAAACAAGTCGAAAAAAAACCCGAAAAAACGACTTGTTATAGGAAAGGAAGTACCTTGAGGTTTATGTGAATTCCTTCTTTCTTTATGTTTCCTTGATGAACTCTAGAAGCAAATGCAGGAATATAATGTCCAGCATATGATTCTCCAGTAATGTAGAAATCATTATTTACATACTCAGGATGAGCATTGAAGAAGGCCTGTCATATCCAGATTAGAGACATCAACAACGATGACATACTCGTGTAATCTCACAAGTGGAGTCTGAGAaataccgaaaagaggtgaaGGGAACAAACCTGTAGGAAATCATAAAGGTCATTGCTTACACCAGTCTCATTGTGTCGAATGTCACTTTCATCAGAAGTATAACTGAAACCAGTTCCAGTTGGTTGATCAACGTATATAAGGTTTGACACCTGTCGATTCGCAACAAGTAAATGGAAATATTATTTTCCGAGTTTAACTTTTGGACGTTGATAGTGTAAAAATTCTTTATACCAACTATTTTATGAGTAAAAtcctattctttttttaaaaaatgtagttAGTACAAATAGTGAATGGCTGTAATGCAGGCTAGCCTATCCAAACATTAGTGATTCATTTCATCGTTTGAACATGAAATCTATAAATCATACAGAgataattttgttgttgctcaAAGGCTTTCCGTCGAAATCCTTCTTATTCCTAATTAATGAATCTTTTTAAAATGGAGtggttgtttttttaataaaagacaattttatGCATAAAGCGTTCTGTCTTTACGAGTTGCAAAGCtcaaatgaaatatattgtAGTTACGCAGGGTAATCTATCGTGGAGCTAGATTTTTCGTTAAGGAAGttcaaatatataaagaaattgagAGGATATatcaacacataaaatataaattttagtcttttaagtatacaatgtcattttcttttttttagagATAACTTTATGATTAATTAAAGACTATTTATTCTTGaccattaaaaaaaaggattcttgtataaaaaaaaaaaaaatcatacaagTCAATAACAATAGTTAAACTACTTTAGATTtcaagatttttgaaatttttttcttctaatttaagTCACAACTAATCAATAGCAAAAACAGTCAAAGAAGATTAGTTAGTTGGTGAAAAAGAATTGACTTTGCATGAAGGGTGTGATTGATTAAAAAGCGGGTCACACACGAATTTCTCagctatataaaaaaaaaaaaaaggaatgccTTTgcatgaatgaaagaaaaaaaaattcaatcaataattaACAAGTTGCCtataaaataatcatcatattcaaaaaaaaaaaattgaaatgaatttGTTGATAATAATATCACGTATTAAATTaggaaaaatcca is a genomic window containing:
- the LOC107002916 gene encoding uncharacterized protein LOC107002916, which codes for MNPESSNNNSQTNPRKRPLVEEPNNDKQPITLNSMVVAIDHNNLFYTVCSICEKTLPDPSPNTHIPNSSSSSSSSSITFCKNCNFNSASSGSKRLFRVLMSIATEKRVVVVIMFDRAARVLFGCSADEFFDFAKTHPFAAAAAGNALEGEMLKITLSKPKNGNARHLRVVSVFPLRTGFQPVIKTLRELYRARCGS
- the LOC107002914 gene encoding serine carboxypeptidase-like gives rise to the protein MSSSSSLFPLLFVAIFLVLCSQIALSLSPNFFLQSHNDNISPKKFQLTMGEKLIRQLNLFPKHDINIVSSKDNSVNNYENKLFEKKLDLSYLGDSGATVQDLGHHAGYFPLINTKSARMFYFFFESRSNKNDPVVIWLTGGPGCSSELALFYENGPFKISNNMSLVWNDFGWDKVSNLIYVDQPTGTGFSYTSDESDIRHNETGVSNDLYDFLQAFFNAHPEYVNNDFYITGESYAGHYIPAFASRVHQGNIKKEGIHINLKGFAIGNGLTNPEIQYKAYTDYSLDMKLINQTDYDYINQLYPTCQQEIKLCASGSEDACMKGFNDCNLIFNSIMDIAGDINYYDIRKTCNGSLCYDFSSMETYLNDDQVKEALGVPTSIDFVSCSSSVYHAMMTDWMKNLEVGIPQLLEDGINLLIYAGEYDLICNWLGNSNWVHAVEWSGQKGFEAAPSVSFTVDGEEKGVQKKYGPLIFLKVHDAGHMVPMDQPKAALEMLQRWTHGNL